DNA sequence from the Paraburkholderia azotifigens genome:
ACATCCAGCCCGTCTGGATCGAGGTTCGCAATGGGGAGGACGGCAACTACTTTCTTCTGTCGCCGGGACTGGATCCGAACTTCTTTCCGGCGTCTGAAGCGGCCGAAGCATTCGCGGACGCGTCGCCTGAACAGCAGACGGAACTCGACCGCCGATTCCGTTCGCTCGCCTTCGCCAATCCCATCCGTCCGGGAGAGACGGTATCCGGTCTTGTTCTGACCCACCTCAACGAGGGTGTGAAGCTCGTGCAGATCGACCTCGTCGCGAGGGGCCGTGTCCGGACGTTTTCGATCTTCGTGGCGGTGCCGGGGTTCGAGGGCGACTACAAGCGCAGCCAGGTGTTCAAACGCGCGGCCGACCCTGAAGTGCCCATCGTGAATTACACGGACGACGGGAGCTTTCGCGCCGCGCTCGAAGCCTTGCCATGCTGCGCCACCAACGAAGACGGTTCGAAGAATGGCGATCCCCTCAATCTCGTGATCGTCGGCGGCCTCGACGATGCCTTTCCGTCGCTCGTTCGCCGGGGCTGGAGCGTCACGGAACAGAAGTGGTCGGGTGCAATCCGGCGGATGATCAGCGCCGCGCTTTCCGGCGAAGCCTACGTCAACGCACCCGTGAGCGACCTCTACGTGTTCGGCCACGCGCAGGATCTCGCGCTGCAAAAGGCGCGCGGCGACATTCACCAGCGCAATCACATGCGTCTGTGGCTCAGTAACATGCGCTATCGCGGCAAACCCGTCTGGGTGGGGCAGATCAGCCGCGACATCGGCACTCGTCTGACATGGCACTCGTCCACGTTCACGACGCACAAGATCGACCCGGACGTCGACGAAGCGCGCAGCGCGCTCACGGAAGACATGGCGTATTCGCAGAATCTGTCGAAGATCGGCCTTTTGAGCGGCGTGGGCGCGGCGCCCGAAAGCATGCCGCGCACAAATCTGACAACCGACCCGTACTTCACGGATGGCTATCGCATCGTGCTCGTATTTGACCGCGTGCCGTCATCGCTTGCGGACATCACCGTCTTTCCGTGGGTCACGCCATACAAGGTCATGCGCGTCACGCCAGGAGCCGGGCCATGAATGTGCGGCCGACCGTGCGTCGCTTGCGCAAGCGTGCTGCCGCCCTGTTGCTTGGGCTGACGCTCGCGGGATGCGCGACGTGGCGTGCGCCGTCCGATGCCGACGTCAAGCCGCTGCGCGAACATGAGGTCAGCGACACGCGTCGCGACGTGCGCGTGAGCGCCACTGTGCTGGGCAGCGAAGACAGCAAGCGGCTGTATGGCGCCGATGTCAACGCGACGAGGGTCCAGCCGCTCTGGATCGAAGTGCACAACGGAACCTCGCAGGCGCTATGGCTGTTGCGCTCGGGCACCGACCCCGACTACTTCTCGCCCGACGAGGTCGCGTGGTCGATGCATACGACGTTCGGCGGTTCAACGAACACGCGCATGGACGACTATTTCAGAAAACTCGGTTTCATCAATCCGATTGCGCCGGGTGCGACCCAGTCAGGCATTCTTTTCACCAACCCCGATCGTGGCATCAAGCTCGTCAATATCGACCTGCTCGCAAGCCAGACGCTGATTCCTTTTTCGCTCTTTCTGCGCGTGCCCGAGGACACGATCGATCCGGCGCTTGCGCAGATTCCTTTCCCGTTCCCGGAAGCAGCGATCGTCGACTGCCCGGATCTCGCATCGCTGCGCGCGGCAATCGAGCGGTTGCCATGCTGCGCGACCGACGCGACCGGGACGGCACAGGCCGATCCGCTGAACGCGGTCGCGGTCGGCCAGCTTAACGATATCGGCGCGGCCCTGGTGCGGCGCAGCTACCGGCGCGATGCGCGCGAGTCCGACGTCGTGCAGCGGGTTTTCGGGCGCGAAGCGGACTTCGTCATGCGCAAGCAGGCGCAGGCGGGCGCGCCGTCGACCTGGATACGCGGATGGCTTGCCCCGATTCGCTTTCAGGGGCAACTGGTCTATGTCGCGCAGGTCGGCCGTCCCGTCGGCGGGCGCTTTGCGCGACGCGGCGAGACACACCCCAGGCTGCACCAGAACATCGACGAGGCTCGCAATCTCCTCATCCAGGATCTGATGTATTCGGGCGGTCTCGACAAGCTCGGATTCGCTTATGGCGTCGGCGAGGCATCGTCAGCCCATCCACGCGCGACGCTCGACGGCGCAAGCTACTACACGGACGGACTACGCGCGGTCGTGTTCTTTGCAACGCGGCCGCGCAGCCTGTCGGATGTGGATCTGCTCGATTGGGTGCCGTATCTCGACAGGCGCGACGATCTTCAATCTGGAGCAACGGGCGATGCGCATCCCTGATTCCGACCGCGCCTGGCTGGCGCTGACGCTGACGACGGCGTGCCTTCTGCTCGGCGCCTGCGCCTCAAAGCCCCTCGTTCCGTTTTCGACCGATACGCCGCCGTTGGTACTCATGCCCGCGACCCAGGCGGGGATAGGGGATCAGCGGGCGCGCTTCCGCGAAATCTATTGCGCGGTCCTCGCAGCGCGCGGATCGTCGGTGCCCGACAGCCGTCCCTGTGAGGACGCGCTGACGCGCGTGGGCGCCGAGCCCGCCGGCGCGGGCCGGCCCGTCGACCTGGGGCCATCCCGACGCCGCCTCGTCGCGGCCGTCGTGCCCGGCATCGGTTACGACTGCTTCAAGCCGTGGCTGAGTCCGCCCGGTACCGTCGTCACGCACCTGCGGCAGTATGGCTACGACGCCACGCTAATCGACGTCGACGCGCTATCGAGTTCCCTCAACAACGCACGCCAGATTCGCGATGCGCTCATGGCGATGCCCGCGCCCGACGGGCCGCCGCGTATCGTGCTGATCGGCTATTCAAAAGGCGCGCCCGACATGCTCGAAGCGCTGGTTGCCTATCCGGAGATCCGCAGCCGTGTCGCGGCTGTGGTGAGCGCGGCCGGCGCGGTCGGCGGCTCGCCGCTCGCCAACGACGCCGAGCAATACCAGGCCGATCTGTTGCGCCATGTTCCCGGCGCGACGTGCACATCGGGCGACGGCGGCGCCGTGCAGAGCCTGAGACCGGCCGTCCGCAAGGCGTGGCTCGCCGGGAACCTGCTGCCGGCCGGACTGCGCTATTACTCGGTCGTGACCTACCCGCAGCCGGAGCGCATCTCGTCCATCCTGAAGTCGAGTTACGACAAGCTGTCGCGGGTCGATCCACGAAACGACAGCCAGGTCATTTTCTACGACCAGGTCATACCCGGCAGCACGCTACTGGCCTATGTGAATGCGGATCACTGGGCACTGGCAGTGCCCGTTGCGCGGACTCATCCGACGATAGGCGCGCTCTTCGTCACGCAGAACGCGTATCCCCGTGAGGCCCTCATGGAGGCAATCCTGCGATTCGTGGAGGAGCAACCCCCGGAGCCCAACCCGTGATGCGGGTGCCTCAGGCGGTCGATCAGCGGAATGAACAGGGGGCGCAGGTGACGCAGGGGAGGGCAGCCGCGACCAGTCGTTACCCGCGCAGGTTGCGGACGAACAACTCCAGCATTTCCTGCGCTGCCAACGCATCGAGTGGCTCAATACCGGCGAGCATCTGGGCCTCGAGAACATGGACCGTCGCCATACAGCGATGAAGCACCTCCCGTCCTTCGTCCGTTAGACGGAGCACGACGATGCGTCCATGATTCGGGTCGGGCTCGCGCGTGATCCAGTTGCGCGATGCCATGACGCTCATGACTTCGTTGGCCGATTGCGGCGTGATGAAAGACCGCTCGGCCAGTTGCGCGTTCGACGCCTCGCCCCGCGCCTCCAGCACGGAAAGCGCAGTGAACTGCGCGAGCGTCAGGCCCAGTGGCGCGAGCGCATCCGTCATCTTGCGGCGCAGGATTCGATCGAGGCTGCCGATCAGATAGGTCAAGCGGGGACGTGCCGAAGCCTTGCGTCCCGCTGAGGCCGCGCGCGGACGGGCGGCCGTCGCGAGGTTTGCTTTCGTGGCGCTGGATGTCTTCGTCGGAGATTTGCCCGTCATCAGATCGGTCTGCTGCTGTCGTGGAAGACGCCATGTTACCGCGTCGTTCGCACGCTGCACCGCTCCTCGCGCCTTCATACCTTGCAACGCGACGCGTAGATCACGCCAGGATCGTCGCGCTGCACATCGTGCATTGCCTCCACCAGGTTTGCGCGCTGCGTCAGTACCGCGCGCTGGTTGATCGATCCTTTATCGGTGATCTCGCCGAGATCGAGTGACGGCGCAACGTCGAGCAGACGAAGACGCGCAATCGCCGTCGCGCTGCCCGTCGAATCGCGGTTCAGCTTCTCGAGCAGATCGGTGAAGAAGGCGCGTACGGCGGGTGCGCCGGCAATCTCCGTGGCGTTCGCGGACGCCGGCAGGTGCGCGAGCCGCCGGCAATCGTCGAGTCGTGGAAATACGAGCAGCCCGACGTCATCGCGATTCAGGCCGGTCACGACGACGTCCTGCACATAGGGCGCGCCCGCTGAAATGACCCGCGCACGCATCGGCCCGACGCTCACGAAGGTGCCTGAGCTGAGTTTGAAATCTTCGGCGATGCGCCCGTCGAACATCAGGCCGAGTTCCGGCCGTTGCGGGTCGACGAACTTTAGTGCGTCGCCGCTGCGGTAATACCCCTCGTCATCGAATGAATCGGCTGCATTCGAATCGGCTATCCGCCAGTAACCGGGCATCACGTGCGGACCGCGAAAGCGCGCTTCGAGTTTGCCCGACACGGGCGCCAGCTTCACTTCGCAGCCGGGCGCCGGCATGCCGACGTAGCCCGCACCGGGCACAGGCCCGGTCGTGAACAGACACGACGGCGAAGTCTCCGTCATGCCGAGGCCCGCCATGATGCGGATACGCTCGCCGCAAAAGCGCTCGGTGACACGTTGCAAGCGGTCCCACGCTGCCTGCGAAAGTCCGGCGCCTGCGAAGAAATAGACTTTCACGCGTGAGAAGAACGTCTCGCGCAACTGCGCGTCGGTTTCGAGCGCGCTCGTCAGCTCTTCCCAACCCTTCGGCACGTTGAAGTAGATGGTCGGCGCGATGTCGCGCAGATTGCGCAGCGTTTCGTCGAACTTCTTCCCAACGGGCTTGCCGTCGTCGATATACAGCGTGCCGCCGTTGTAGAGCGCAATGCCGGCATTGTGGCTGCCGCCGAACGTATGATTCCACGGCAGCCAGTCGACCAGCACGGGCGGCTCGACGGCGAACTCGGGAAACGTGTCGAGCAGCATCTGCTGATTGCTGCACAGCATGCGATGGGTGGTCGGCACGGCCTTCGGGAGCATCGTCGAGCCGGACGTAAAGAGAAACTTCGCGATCGCATCGGGATCGATCGCCTCGTGCACGGCGTCGACCGTCGTGGGCGCGGTGTCGAGCAGTTCCGATAGCGGCGTGGATTGGCGCTTTCCACATGAACCTGAGGCGGTGACCAGTTCGACGCCGTCGGCAATGGTCGCGTCGATCGCTTTGGCGAACGTCTCGCCTTCCGTCGCGAATACGAGGCCGGGTGTGAGCAGATCGAGCGTATGACGCAGCTTGCCGTAGTCGCTGGATACGAGCGAATATGCGGGCGAAATGGGCGCGTAGGGGACGCCTGCCCACATCGCGCCGAGCGCGACCATCATGTGTTCGAGATCGTTGCCCGAGAGAATCACGACGGGCCGCCCGGCAGACAGGTTGCGACCGAGCAGCGCCTGACCAATCGCGCGGGCATGCGCGAGCATCTGCGCGTAGCTGATCCCTTGCCATTCGCCGTTGGCGCCGCGGCGGGCGACCAGCCATCGGTCAGGATGCGCGAGCGCGCCGCTTGCGAGCCGGTCAGTAATACGCTTCGGATAGACGCCGGGCGCGGCGCCCGACTCCATGTACCAGACGTCGTGCTCGCGGCGTACGCGAACGGGTGCCGACCCGATTCGCACCGCGCGATAAGGCGTTGATGTTTCTCTGTCGACACCGGATTGCGTCGGCTGGGAAGTCACCTTGTTGTCTCCTGTGTGGGCTCGCTCGCGCGGCGGGCTACAGCCCGGCGCGAGGTCGTCGCCTGATGTGAAGCATGCCCGAATCTGTTTCGTCTGCGTGAACGGGCCCGTTTACAGCGGCAACGTCAGATTGGATAGTGACGCGGACCTGTCTGTATCGTGATCCAGCGCAGATCGGTGAATTCGGCAATCGATGCCTTGCTGCCGAAGCGCCCGTAGCCGCTGCTCTTCACGCCGCCGAACGGCATCTGCGCTTCATCGTGCACAGTCGGGCCGTTGATATGGCAGATGCCCGATTCGACGCGCTTCGCCACCTGCATGGCGCGCGCAATGTCGCGGCTGAACACGGCCGCCGACAAGCCGAACTCGCTGTCGTTCGCGACACGTATCGCTTCGTCGTCGCTATCGACGCGCAGCACGGTGACCACGGGCGCGAACGATTCCTCCGCGTACAGTTTCATCTCGGGGCGCACACCATCGACGACCGTCGGCTGCATGACCGCGCCATGTGCCGGGCCGGCCGTGTGGATCGCCGCGCCGTGATCGCGGGCATCCTGCACGAGCGCCGCCGCGCGCTGTGCGGCCTGTGCACTCACCATCGCGCCGAGCACGGCGCCCGGCGCCGTCGGTTCGGCCGCGACCAGCTTGCGCGCCTTGCTGGCGAGCTTCTCGACAAGCATATCCGCGATGGCGCGATGCGCGATCACGCGTTCCGTCGACATGCAGATCTGCCCCTGGTTGAAGAACGCGCCGAACGCGATGGCTTCGACGGCTGCGTCGAGATCGGCGTCATCGAGCACGAGCACGGGGGCCTTGCCGCCGAGTTCGAGCAAGGCGGGCTTCAGGTGTTTCGCCGCGTGCATCGCGATGATGCGGCCAACGTGCGTCGAGCCCGTGAAGTTCACGCGCCGGACGGCGGGATGCGCGATCAGCCGCTCGACGATTGCGGGTGCGTCGTCGGGCGCATTCGTCACGACGTTGATCACGCCGTCGCCGAGACCTGCTTCCTGCAACACGCTGCCGATCATCCGATGCACGGCGGGACACGCTTCCGACGCCTTGAGAACGACCGTGTTTCCGCACGCGAGCGGCATCGCGACTGCACGGGTGCCGAGGATCACGGGCGCATTCCACGGCGCGATGCCGAGCACTACGCCGCATGGCTGACGCACGGCAAGAGCAAGGTTGCCGGGCATATCGGTCGGCACGATGCTTCCGTCGATCTGCGTCGTCATCGCGGCGGCTTCGCGCAGCATGTGCGCCGCCAGATGCACGTTGAAGCCGTACCAGTTCGCCATCGCGCCCGTTTCCGCCACGCCGGTTTCGATGAACGCGCCGGTTCGCGCATCCATCAGGTCCGCTGCCTTCAGCAGGCGCATGCGCCGCTCCGTGGGCGGCAGAGCCGACCATCCAGGGAAAGCCGCTGCGGCGGCATCGACTGCCGCGTCCGCATCCGCGAGCGTGGCCGCGGGTGCGCGCGAGGCCAGTCTGCCCGTCGCGGGATTCAGGCGTTCGAACGTGGCGCCGTTCGAGGCGAGGCGGTCCTTTCCGCCGATCAGCATACTCACTTCCGTCACGATGACTGTCTCCTTTGTTCTGTCGCCCGCCCGGCGGGATGCCCCACCGGGCGTCCCGGGTGTCAGTCCGCGCGTTTGTACGTCTGCAGTCCGGGCTTGATCGACTTCTGGTCGAGGAATTGCCGCAGTCCTTCTTCGCGCCCGTTCTCGGGATCGCGCAGTTGCGCCTGATCGAGCTTTGCGTACAGATAGTCCTCGTTCTGTTCCCACGTCAGTTCGCGGCAGCGTTTGAAACCATGCTTTGCGACCCGCAGTACGACCGGATTCTTTTCAAGCAGCTTCGCGGCGAGAGCCACCGTCTCCGCGCGCAGCTGCTCGCGCGGCACGCTCCGGTTGACGAGGCCCATTGCGGCGGCTTCCGTGCCCGTGAACGTTTCACCCGTCATGATGTAGTAGAGCGCCTGACGATGTCCGACCGTATCGGCCATCGCCTTGCTGACCAGATTGCCCGGCGGGATGCCCCAGTTGATCTCGGAGAGGCCGAACACGGCTTCGTCGGCGGCGATCGCGAGATCGCATGCGACCAGCGGCGAGAAGCCGCCGCCGAAGCACCAGCCATTGACCATCGCGAGGGTCGGCTTCGAATACATGCGCAGCAGCTTCCATTGCCATTGACACGCATCGCGCCGGATCTTTTCCTGCAGGATTTCCGGCCCTGCGTCGACTTCGCGGAAATACTCCTTCAGATCCATGCCTGCCGTCCACGCGTCGCCGGCGCCCGTGAGCACGAGTACCTGCGCGTCGGCGTCGAGTTCCAGCGTTTCGAGCACCTGCACCATCTCGCTGTTGAGCGTCGGGCTCATCGCATTGCGTTTCTCCGGGCGGTTGAACGTCACCCATGCGATGCCTTCCTGCACCTTGACGTCGACCGTCTTCCAGCGATCCTCATAACTTGCCATGTTCGTAGCTCCAGCGCGCCTTGCGCGCATCAGTGGTTGCGTTCCTGAAGTCACCCGACAATTTCATTTTGTATCAGGTAGCCTGATATGAAGTCTATTATCAAGTTGCCTGATAAACAATCTTTGGCTCGTTGGTGAAAACCCCTGGTTGCGGAATCGGGCGACGAAACTTCGAGCCGCTATTCACGCGCAGAGCGCGTTCATATGGCGCTCACAGGGCAACATGTACGCCGGGTCGCTGTATCTCCTGGGGTATTCACCAAACACAATAATCTTGCGTTGTCAGGTTGCCTGATATTAAATGCGCTCCATCGCGACGACGGCCGGCGTGTTCTCAGGAACACGCTTTTATTCGCCGTATATATCAGGTTGCCTGATATATACGGCAACCTGGAAGCGTTCGCGAAACCAGCACAACAACAGGTGACAGACATGAAATCCACGAGAACTGCACTGCCAGGAGACAGCATTGCGACACAGCCCGCCGCGAACACGGGCGTCGTTATGACATTGGGCCTCTGTTTTGCGATTGCTCTGCTGGAAGGGTTGGATCTGCAATCCGTCGGCGTCGCGGCGCCGCGCATGGCGCGTGAATTCGGGCTGACGGTCGCGCAAATGGGGATCGCGTTCAGCGCGGGCACCTTCGGACTCCTGCCGGGTGCGATGTTTGGAGGGCGTCTCGCCGACCGGGTCGGACGCAAGCGTGTGCTGATCCTGTCGGCATGCGTCTTTGGCCTTCTGTCGATCGCGACTGCGTTGGTGTCGAGCTTCAGCATGCTGGTGATCGTGCGCGTGCTGACAGGCATGGGGCTTGGCGGCGCGTTGCCCAATCTGATAGCGCTGTCGTCGGAAGCCGTGTCGCCGAAAGCACGCAATACGGCTGTGAGCGTGATGTATTGCGGTATTCCGTTCGGCGGCGTGATCGCATCGATCATCGGGATCGTCAGCATCGGCGACACGGACTGGCGCCATATCTTCTATGTCGGCGGCGCGGGGCCGCTCGTGCTCGTGCCGTTGCTGATTGCGTTCCTGCCTGAATCCAGTGCGTTCAGAAAAACATCGCGTGGGGCCAATGCGCAACCGGCGCCCGTTGGTGAAGTGCTGTTCGGCGCGAATCGCGGTCTGTCCACGCTGCAAATCTGGATCAGTTACTTCTGCACGCTGATCGTCCTCTACTTCCTGCTCAACTGGCTGCCGTCGCTAATGGCGGCACGCGGTCTTGCGCGCGCCGAAGTCGGCTATGTGCAGATCTTCTTCAATATCGGCGGCGGACTGGGCGCGCTCTTCATCGGCATGTTGATGGACCGGCTGCGCGGCGGCGCGGTCGTGTCGGGCATGTATGTCGGCATCATCGCGTCGCTCGCCGCCTTGTCGGTCGCACCGGGATTCGCGGCGCTTGCCGTTTCGGCATTCTTCGCCGGCATGTTCGTGATCGGCGGCCAATCGGTGCTCTATGCGCTCGCTGCCGTTTTCTACCCGACGCCGATGCGCGGCACGGGCATCGGCGCAGCAGTGGCAGTGGGCCGCATCGGCTCCGTGGTCGGACCGCTTGCGGCAGGCCAGTTGCTGGCGATGGGCCGCAGTTCGTCGACGGTGATCGGCGCGAGCATCCCCGTCACGCTGATCGCTGCCGTCGCCGCGTTGCTGCTGATACGCCGTCCGCGCGCAGCAGACTGAATCCCTCTTTCCATAACAACACACGACGTTTGGAGACAACGAGATGCACGCAACAACGATCCGGCTTTCCCTGTGCGGCGCGCTCTGCGCGTTCGCAACGAGCGCTTTCGCGCAATCGGGCGTCACGCTGTACGGCATCATCGATACGGGCATCGAATACGTATCGCATGCGAACGCCGCTGGCGACCACGTGTTCCGCATGCCGGCCGTGACAGGCGAATTGCCGTCGCGCTGGGGATTGCGCGGCGTCGAAGATCTGGGTGGCGGCTATAGCGCGGTATTCACACTCGAAAGCGGTTTCAACGTCCGCGACGGCAGTTCGGGCCAGGGCGGCCGCTTGTTCGGGCGCCAGGCGTTTGTCGGCCTCAAGAGCGCCACGTACGGCACGGTCGCGTTCGGCCGGCAGTACACGATGACCTATCTCGCGTTGCAGGGCGCGGACATCATCGGACCGGACATTTACGGCATGGGTTCGCTCGATGCATACGTGCCCAACGCACGCGCCGACAACGCCGTGACGTATATCGGCAGCTATAAGGGCTTCACGCTGGGCGCGGGCTATTCGTTCGGACGCGATTCAGCGGGTACGGGCAACTCGCCGGGGCAGGGCACGTGCGCGGGCTCGGTGCCCGGTCACGCAACCGAGTGCCGCGACTGGTCGGTGATGCTCAAGTACGACGCGCAGTACTTCGGCATCGCTGCGTCGTACGAAGACCAGCGTGGCGGCACCAATGCAGCCGCCAACTTCTTCGATGGCGTGGCAACCACGCCGCTCACCAGTGCCGCCGACAAGGATGCCCGCACGCACGTCAGCGCATATGCGCAATACGCCGGCATGAAGCTGGGCGCGGGCTGGCTCGGGCGGCGCGTGGTGACCGATTCAC
Encoded proteins:
- a CDS encoding porin, which gives rise to MHATTIRLSLCGALCAFATSAFAQSGVTLYGIIDTGIEYVSHANAAGDHVFRMPAVTGELPSRWGLRGVEDLGGGYSAVFTLESGFNVRDGSSGQGGRLFGRQAFVGLKSATYGTVAFGRQYTMTYLALQGADIIGPDIYGMGSLDAYVPNARADNAVTYIGSYKGFTLGAGYSFGRDSAGTGNSPGQGTCAGSVPGHATECRDWSVMLKYDAQYFGIAASYEDQRGGTNAAANFFDGVATTPLTSAADKDARTHVSAYAQYAGMKLGAGWLGRRVVTDSPAVPNVRSDLFFIGASYLVTPAFLVDGEVFRIVNGDHDTRATMGTLRTTYLLSKRSSVYAQAAYLANSAKARYSVSGGGGGTTPGAGMGQTGVMVGIKHMF
- the mhpT gene encoding 3-(3-hydroxy-phenyl)propionate transporter MhpT, which codes for MKSTRTALPGDSIATQPAANTGVVMTLGLCFAIALLEGLDLQSVGVAAPRMAREFGLTVAQMGIAFSAGTFGLLPGAMFGGRLADRVGRKRVLILSACVFGLLSIATALVSSFSMLVIVRVLTGMGLGGALPNLIALSSEAVSPKARNTAVSVMYCGIPFGGVIASIIGIVSIGDTDWRHIFYVGGAGPLVLVPLLIAFLPESSAFRKTSRGANAQPAPVGEVLFGANRGLSTLQIWISYFCTLIVLYFLLNWLPSLMAARGLARAEVGYVQIFFNIGGGLGALFIGMLMDRLRGGAVVSGMYVGIIASLAALSVAPGFAALAVSAFFAGMFVIGGQSVLYALAAVFYPTPMRGTGIGAAVAVGRIGSVVGPLAAGQLLAMGRSSSTVIGASIPVTLIAAVAALLLIRRPRAAD
- a CDS encoding LssY C-terminal domain-containing protein; translated protein: MKRIVTRMQAVIFTGCILAGCSAAPPTVSVPAYQNRAVTRSEGGMQVSTAVLSPQESAAVYGVPLAERNIQPVWIEVRNGEDGNYFLLSPGLDPNFFPASEAAEAFADASPEQQTELDRRFRSLAFANPIRPGETVSGLVLTHLNEGVKLVQIDLVARGRVRTFSIFVAVPGFEGDYKRSQVFKRAADPEVPIVNYTDDGSFRAALEALPCCATNEDGSKNGDPLNLVIVGGLDDAFPSLVRRGWSVTEQKWSGAIRRMISAALSGEAYVNAPVSDLYVFGHAQDLALQKARGDIHQRNHMRLWLSNMRYRGKPVWVGQISRDIGTRLTWHSSTFTTHKIDPDVDEARSALTEDMAYSQNLSKIGLLSGVGAAPESMPRTNLTTDPYFTDGYRIVLVFDRVPSSLADITVFPWVTPYKVMRVTPGAGP
- a CDS encoding MarR family winged helix-turn-helix transcriptional regulator, producing MTGKSPTKTSSATKANLATAARPRAASAGRKASARPRLTYLIGSLDRILRRKMTDALAPLGLTLAQFTALSVLEARGEASNAQLAERSFITPQSANEVMSVMASRNWITREPDPNHGRIVVLRLTDEGREVLHRCMATVHVLEAQMLAGIEPLDALAAQEMLELFVRNLRG
- a CDS encoding LssY C-terminal domain-containing protein: MNVRPTVRRLRKRAAALLLGLTLAGCATWRAPSDADVKPLREHEVSDTRRDVRVSATVLGSEDSKRLYGADVNATRVQPLWIEVHNGTSQALWLLRSGTDPDYFSPDEVAWSMHTTFGGSTNTRMDDYFRKLGFINPIAPGATQSGILFTNPDRGIKLVNIDLLASQTLIPFSLFLRVPEDTIDPALAQIPFPFPEAAIVDCPDLASLRAAIERLPCCATDATGTAQADPLNAVAVGQLNDIGAALVRRSYRRDARESDVVQRVFGREADFVMRKQAQAGAPSTWIRGWLAPIRFQGQLVYVAQVGRPVGGRFARRGETHPRLHQNIDEARNLLIQDLMYSGGLDKLGFAYGVGEASSAHPRATLDGASYYTDGLRAVVFFATRPRSLSDVDLLDWVPYLDRRDDLQSGATGDAHP
- a CDS encoding p-hydroxycinnamoyl CoA hydratase/lyase produces the protein MASYEDRWKTVDVKVQEGIAWVTFNRPEKRNAMSPTLNSEMVQVLETLELDADAQVLVLTGAGDAWTAGMDLKEYFREVDAGPEILQEKIRRDACQWQWKLLRMYSKPTLAMVNGWCFGGGFSPLVACDLAIAADEAVFGLSEINWGIPPGNLVSKAMADTVGHRQALYYIMTGETFTGTEAAAMGLVNRSVPREQLRAETVALAAKLLEKNPVVLRVAKHGFKRCRELTWEQNEDYLYAKLDQAQLRDPENGREEGLRQFLDQKSIKPGLQTYKRAD
- a CDS encoding aldehyde dehydrogenase; this translates as MTEVSMLIGGKDRLASNGATFERLNPATGRLASRAPAATLADADAAVDAAAAAFPGWSALPPTERRMRLLKAADLMDARTGAFIETGVAETGAMANWYGFNVHLAAHMLREAAAMTTQIDGSIVPTDMPGNLALAVRQPCGVVLGIAPWNAPVILGTRAVAMPLACGNTVVLKASEACPAVHRMIGSVLQEAGLGDGVINVVTNAPDDAPAIVERLIAHPAVRRVNFTGSTHVGRIIAMHAAKHLKPALLELGGKAPVLVLDDADLDAAVEAIAFGAFFNQGQICMSTERVIAHRAIADMLVEKLASKARKLVAAEPTAPGAVLGAMVSAQAAQRAAALVQDARDHGAAIHTAGPAHGAVMQPTVVDGVRPEMKLYAEESFAPVVTVLRVDSDDEAIRVANDSEFGLSAAVFSRDIARAMQVAKRVESGICHINGPTVHDEAQMPFGGVKSSGYGRFGSKASIAEFTDLRWITIQTGPRHYPI
- a CDS encoding feruloyl-CoA synthase is translated as MTSQPTQSGVDRETSTPYRAVRIGSAPVRVRREHDVWYMESGAAPGVYPKRITDRLASGALAHPDRWLVARRGANGEWQGISYAQMLAHARAIGQALLGRNLSAGRPVVILSGNDLEHMMVALGAMWAGVPYAPISPAYSLVSSDYGKLRHTLDLLTPGLVFATEGETFAKAIDATIADGVELVTASGSCGKRQSTPLSELLDTAPTTVDAVHEAIDPDAIAKFLFTSGSTMLPKAVPTTHRMLCSNQQMLLDTFPEFAVEPPVLVDWLPWNHTFGGSHNAGIALYNGGTLYIDDGKPVGKKFDETLRNLRDIAPTIYFNVPKGWEELTSALETDAQLRETFFSRVKVYFFAGAGLSQAAWDRLQRVTERFCGERIRIMAGLGMTETSPSCLFTTGPVPGAGYVGMPAPGCEVKLAPVSGKLEARFRGPHVMPGYWRIADSNAADSFDDEGYYRSGDALKFVDPQRPELGLMFDGRIAEDFKLSSGTFVSVGPMRARVISAGAPYVQDVVVTGLNRDDVGLLVFPRLDDCRRLAHLPASANATEIAGAPAVRAFFTDLLEKLNRDSTGSATAIARLRLLDVAPSLDLGEITDKGSINQRAVLTQRANLVEAMHDVQRDDPGVIYASRCKV